GCTTCAGCTGGGACCGCTTTCTCGAACGGTGCAGGTGATCACAATCTGAAAACTTTATTCACCCAGGGGAGGGAATTGTAAATGAGCTCCGACAGTTCCAGCAACGGAGGTCAAACAGGTCAACCGCCGGCACAACTAATGCGAGCTGCCGTAAAACCTGAAACATGCTCCTGAAGCGGCTTAAGCTGGGCACCTCTTTGTGTTCAAGCATCCCTTGAAATCAGAACCCAAACCTCCTTCTATCCACATATCAACACCCCATAAGATATGATGAAATGAATTGTACTTCTCATTAAATCCTGGATAGATTGCTTGATGAGCCTTATCAGCAGTAACagtctgctgttttttttatgtattcAATTAGTTCTGCAGCACTTTAATAAACTGACgacctttttctctctctgaatgcatctttagaaaaaaaaatgagacaGAATAAGAACAAATTATACCTCAAAACGGTGACCTTTGACTGGGTTAACTGATAATCAAACAGACATATCAGCCAGGATCCGCCTGTTTTTCAACTggaccctgtttttttccccaggcgTTCACTCTCTTTATGTCTAAATAGTTTTACGGTTGTTTATAGTTCTACTCCTTTTTGTAAATATATAGGTTGTGAATTAGTTGACAAAACTGGACCGAAGGCTACGAAGCTTTTAACATTTATAGAAGCTACTGTGGGAAAAGCGTGTTTGTACAGATCTGCAATATTTGAAATATGGTACTAACATATCTGACTTTAAATAGATTTCACTTCGTAGTCATTTGCTTTGTTGAGTTTAACTTAAAGGGGCAATAAGTGAATTTTCTCACCGCTCGGTTTGCTGTTGTGCACCGTCTGCAGACCAATAAAAGTGTGTCGTGAGCCACGCCTCCCTCTGACGCTGCTCCCTCAGCTTCTCCAACGACTCCTGTGTCTTTGGAGGCAATGTtagctcctggtccagctcaGGTGAACATTTCGTACCGCTGTCCGCCATTACGCCTCGAAAATACGCCAAATGGCTGAAGCCCTCTATGGCGAGGGAGGGTCAGGAGCTCCaagaggagggaagaggcgATTCACAAGCACGTTCCTGAAAACATAGCTGCAGAAGGTTTGGGACATCACGCTAGGAAATTGCACCTTTAGATCTTCGCATAGTGATTTTTAAATTCCTTCTATCTAAAAATTATGAATTTGGCTTATTGCCCctttgagtctttttttttttttttcaatgaaaaTGAGTTTTCCTCGGAAAAAAATGTTGGCATTAGTTCCAAATACAACACAGAAGATATATTTTTGCAACATCTTAAACCAGAACGCTGCATTCTCCTCCACTGACGTCAGCAGTGGCCGGTGACTTATTTTTTTAGTCCTGATTTATGCTGGGATGAGCGTAGGGGTAGACGGCGCCGTGGTTCGCCGCTCCGGTCTGAAGCACAACTGTCCTGTAGCCCTTTTCTGTTTAACACAACTCAGGGAAGCAGCCTGGATCTCACCTCCCGACCCCCCCAAAGACACAGGCACATATCCATCTCAGCTAGAGACGTGAAACAACACCACACAGGCAGGCACACAAATGACAATGAAACAGAAAACACTTGCCACCGACCTCCCGCAGCTCGGTGACGGCTCCTCTGCCTGCGAGGCCAGCGGGCCTTCGACCAGGCCCGGGCATCGTGGCAGACTGGGCCCTGTCCATGCTCCTCAGTCCCCCCGTGGGTTCCGTTTCCAGGTGGTTCGGGTATGGCGAGCAGGGGACCCAGCATACAGGTGTCAAACATCCTCAGCATCCACGTGCGTGGCATCTGCTACCGACAGCACGACGACGCTCCTTGGGCGTCTGTGCTTCAAAGCGACCCGGAGCTGGCCGAACCCCCGCAGTCCTCGCCCTGCCGGTCCACAGCCCCCAGTCTGGCCAAACTCCCAGATCCAGCCTTCAACACCCTCCTCGCCAATGGGATCAAGCTATTGACTGAGTGAGACTggaaaaaatggaagaaaatgtggCTACAGCACATTTGTTTTATACTGTTCCTTGTTTTGCTTCTgatatatggggggggggggggggtctgtgtgcACTAACCAAACAAGGTGAAATCACTGTGACACTTGATTCATCGTGGGCCCGCTTGAGAATCGAGCACCACGACGAAATACAATTCTGTGAAATCTGCTGTCAGGTGATCACAGTGACTCCACTCCAACAGTAACAGTGCTCGTATCAGAGAAGCTGTAGCGATGCTGAGGCCCAGTCTGCCGACACCCACACTCAACACACCCCCCAATCTCCTCTTCCCCTTTATTTTCCAGATATTGGTAACAGTGTCATCTTTTATGTCCATCCCTGTAAATCCGAGGTCCAGTTTTCTTTTGTCCATACCAACACTagagaggaggcagggagggttTTAGCTGCGCTAACAGCTCTTAGAGTGACCTCTCTGTAGGGAGAAATCAGGTTCAGGCTACTGGAGGAAATGGGCACCCGCTGATGACACCAGAATGGTGGTTTGCATCAGACTGGACCTGTGGACGTTACTGTCCACAAACCAGAACATACGGTTCTATTCCAAACAGCTGCTAATGTATATTTCAAAGGGAATAGATGGAAAGTTTGAGCTTTCCAGTTAACACTgcctgtcaacacacacacacacacacaaaaaaatctgaatgccaaaaaaaataattattgaGTTGTACAAATCATTACTAATAACATTAAGCTGAATTGACTTTTCCGAATGGCTGTTGATGAAATGGGGACACAATGTTTCAGGATTGTATATAATAGGCCATAGTTCACTGAAATGAGCAGGTTCATTTCCCGTCAGTGTTTTAACCCCCAACCGGATGTTTGCGGAAAGGTTTACGAGACGCAACATCGTCGCGTCGTGCGGATGCACAAACCATCGACGATATCATCCACGAGCATCGGAAGGTTCGGAGAAACTTCCCTCACTGTCATTTTGTCCCGTGATCCTACAGACTTGATCCCAAACTGATGATTCACAAATGTGCAAAACGGTGTAaataatcctgttttttttttttgtttgttttttttctagatGAAAATAAAGCTGAGTCATGATTCCGGACTGAGGAAACTGTGTCTTCTTTTGTTCCTTTCAAATAGGTGAGCAAGAGTATAAAACAGAGCATCACGGGTTGTAAAACTGCGTTCGGATCTGTCCGAGTCCGCGTGTACAGGAAGTTCACAGGTACAGGCCCTGGACGGGGTCAGACAGGTCACAGTTAGGCAAAATGTTTGCGGTTAACACAGCAGCCGCACCTGGGACGCATCAAAACTATCAGTGAACACACAAGGGGAACCAAACAACCGTGTCCCATCTTACCGGACACGCTGGATTTACCTCTAGAGTCACTTACGGTCGACGTGCAGCTGCGGTTGGTGATGGGAACATGAGTTCCTGCCCTGTCAGCGGCTTAATTTCTCCACGGCATTGATATAAGTAATGACACTGGTCTCTCCGTGGATGCTTGGTCTGTCATGTTTCTACGGCAGCCCAGAAAGGACAAACACAGCGCAGGCAGAACGGGGTgagcaggggtcagaggtcgacGATGGTCCAAGGTGAGGGGGATTTTCTGGCGGCGCTGTTATGTTTTATGGGTCTACTTTCGTGGTTATACAGCCAACGCAATGACATCCGTGTCGCCGTGGGTTTAGCCTGTTGATGAGAGCGAGGCCACCTGCGCTTAAGCCACCAAATCTCTTCATGTAGAGACGGGCTTTACGTCTGTTCCGGAACTTCCTGTGTGAGCCTGGATCGGTCACCGCAGCATCACTGCCACGCCGGCGTTGCAGAGAGCGGAAGGGCTGAGACAGACGTGCCAACAACTAACACAACCTCAAATTTACGGCTTTGCCAATTAGCCGTAATCCTACTTTGAGACGGTCCGCTGAAGGGGTTAAGAGGGAAATGTGCCACTGTGTCAACCTGAGGCTTAGGGTTAGCACGGTCAGcccacctctcccccccccccccctcccctcctcctcgcaGGCTCGTGGATTCCAACCTGTTTCATCACATCCCATCCTCTCTGACCTGATGTCATTTGACAGTGAGACCAGGTGACCTGTATTTTCTGGATGTTTCGTGGCTGGATTcatccactttttttccccacccagTGTTCCAGTTTTTCCGAGTAGCAGCATTGCTGTACAACAGGCTTAGCATCATATGTAGGCCAACAGCTGCGATACGGAGGGCGGCGGCACGGATGCCGCGCAGCCTGAGATGTGTCAGCATCCATCTCCAGTCAGTCCTAACCTTGGCTGCACAAATCTGGGCTTTAGCTTATGGACCACACGGCAAGGCATCTCGGCTAAATATAGCCCCATTGACCTTATTTCTTCTGAGGTAGCACCATCGGTTCCATCTCCTGTTGAGTGGGCGGGGTCAGTGGATCGCCCATGGCGTTCTTTGATTCGGGCAGCATCTTTGATAGTCGCTGCCAGGGGGGTTCCAGCAAGGTCAAGGACGTCCCGCAAGCAGGTCTTGACCAGCTGGGGTAACGTGGCAGGCAGAACCTCCCAAACACCTGCTGAACCTCCAGGCAGAAGCTCCAgtttccctgtctctctgccatcGATCGGAAAACTCAGTTAGCTCGCCCATAGCGAGAAAGGTGCTTTAAATCAAGCTGTAAATCCCACATTCAAGAgtcatacatttatttttgcgAGATAAAATCAAGAAATGAGCCAGTTCACCATTTGATGGATCTCCTTCAGGGCTTTTATCCAAAATCCCCAGATTTACAGAAAGATCTTAGCCAGCTGAGAAACTTACAACCGATCGATGAGCTAATATCAGCAGCCTCCAGTTAAGAAAGCAGTTTACATGACAACAATTATATAATTTCTATAAAATCACAGCTGACTCAGGTGCCTCAGCTTCTTTCAGAGCAGGTGGGACTGAATGGTGAGGGGGAcctggcctctgtgtgtgtgtgtgtgtgtgtgtgtgtgtgtgtgtgtgtgtgtgtgtgtgtgtgtgtgtgtgtgtaacatgtATACATGTTAACAATATTACAGTCTCACAGTCATCAACATAATAGCAGAGCATCCACGTGATTACAGGAGTGGGCTAATTAGCATGCCTCAAAGCATTAGCGATTAGCAACGCTAGCTACCTTCTCTTTAATGATAAATGGCACTTTAAACTTACTATGTTGCATCATTCAACTTCTTTTAAATATGGCTTGAAAAATGCCTACAAACATCTAATTAAATCACTATATTTCTCAATATACTTTATTATAATGATTACATAATTCAACATGGTCAACATGCTCTTCTTTTCCCCATTAAAACACCCAGAGGGCTGAACTGACTCCTCAAACTAGTCTgggtttatatatattttaatatggCCAGTGCTACATATGGATTCCTCTCCGCTCCCAGTTTCTTGGAGACAGAACATTGTCTCTGTCTTTTTTCAGTGAGACcgtcctgtctcctgtcctctGAATTTTCAACgaatttcatgttttatttagaTCGGCCTCACAGTCAACTGTTGAGACAAACTTAAGGAAACTACACTGTCAAAAGCTTAATATCACATCAGTAATGTGACCTCAGGCCAAATCCAAACAACCAGAGACAAAATACTCTGAATCCATCTGAGCTGGGACATTTATTTAGTCTGTGTTGGGATAAAAACTCCTTTGTTTTGGGTGTGAGGTGCAGAATATTCAGTCCTTGGCGCGGGCTTCCTGCTGAACGGAGAGAGTCGAGCTCCGTAAGTGGATGTAAGCCCCCTCTGAGAGAGGCTTTGCACAGACTCATCCCTTTACACAAATCCCTGCAGGGGTGGATGATGCCACATGCTTGGCTTCACTCAAACTGGGGACATTTGGCACACAAAAGTGTGTGATTTAGGCACCACCAATATTATAGAACAGTAACACCAGTGTGATAATAATAAAGCAATTTCATTTCCAGCTGGTATGTCACACTCATCCACCCAAAGCCGCATGGCTTCTTTTTGATTTCTGCTCTGAAATGATATCAAACACTGCCACCTACTGTCCAGCCAGATGTCCAACATTTGATTTATCatataaaaacaataattaacATACAGTTCAAATAGCAGCTCCCCCTGAGGTACATGGTGGTTGTTAACATCAGTTATGCTATTGGAGGCCACACACTTGCAACCATACACTATGAAATTCTAAAATTTTCAAACATACGTTTCCCTGCGTGCTTGATATTACTTGATATCAAGCATTTGATATTTATGTGCTGTTTATACCCCTCCGGTTCCTTTCGACATAACATTTATCTCTGCGGTAGCCTTGAAAATGCTCATCGCAAGAGGTGAGCTGAGAAGCGTTTCCTTGGCTGTCCAGCTGGGGGCAGTATACACACTATTGAGCTGGAGATCAATGCGAAGTAAACAGAATAAAAAGACAATGGTTTCTTTTATAACATTcattttgtaaatattcttttatcaCATCAGTAATGATGATAATGTCAGTGACATAAGGAAAAGTAGCATTTTTGCTGCAAATTGGTAGAATGTTTTAGAATTTTTCATTCAAACTTCACAAAACGATGAAATACAGACAACAATTTAAGGTCCTTTTGTAAAGTTTTAACAAATCTTTCTTTCAGACCATCAATCCAACCATATATTTTTCAATGCATGATACTGGTTTGACGAGTGTATGTGGCAACATCTAGTTTAGAGCATGTTTGGAAACTTGTCATTAGAAGTGATTAATGATATAGCTGGtaagaaatgttttaaaaataataatttcaaGTTTGTGTTTGAGGATCGAGTCTGCAGAAACCTGATGTAACAACATTCTAATGCCCATGCAGGTCAGTCCACATcaatatttactgtaaataGTTTACTCCTAAGGGAACAAACCCTATTGATTAGGGCATTATTACAGACATTATCtctgtattttatttctaaGAGTATATTTTCAGGAATGTTTCTAAACTCTGAATCCTCAGGCATTGAAACTTGAACAATTACAcagattttatttctttgtatGGATTTCAGATCAATAATTTGACTGTACAGATTCTACTCAACAGTATCAATATAAAACAGTTTATTCTAATGTCCTACATCACTGATGAACAAAATGTAATTACATATACAGTCTAAAATGCAATCCAACACTTTCCTACAGAGCTcagaatttattttttgtattCTTTGCAGCAGTGAACAGCAACATAAAATTTGGTGGTTTTGATCATGATCAAATGCCGTTACTGGCactgtttttctatttttcgGTCATTCTTTTTTACGCAAATGGATGTAGATGACCCCGCTGCAAAGCAGCAAGGGGACGCACACCCAGGCCAGGATGAAGCAGTAACCAAAGCGTCCTGATAACAGTTCTCTGGAGTCCTGGAGGATTTCTTTATGGTGCAGCGTGTAGATGAGAGACGCAGAAAACACAGTCAAGCCTTTAAAGGAAAAGAGATCGTTTCCAGGTTAGAGAATTTGCACCAATTTGACGGTTGTAATGGAGGCTAAACTGTAACCAGGTGTAGGAAAGTCTAGTATTTAGTTTTGCCACTTTTAATGAAAAAATGTCACAGTGTTGCATCAAAATGTTCTCTACTAACATTGTGAACTCCTCAGTTTTGCTGTTCCTCAGCAATTCAGACTGAAAACAGCAACTTATTTTGAgatgctttctttttttcacagGGTTTAGCGGCACATTGTTAAACTCAGCTGATACCTGCGAAGACTTGACACAGTCCAGTGAAGTAGAAGAGTCCTCCCTTGGACATGGTGAAGAGCTGGCCCAGGAACACCAAAAAGGAGACCGAGGAGAAGACCACTGAGAGGA
This genomic window from Takifugu rubripes chromosome 3, fTakRub1.2, whole genome shotgun sequence contains:
- the LOC101073806 gene encoding epithelial membrane protein 3-like yields the protein MAYLLIFVILLHLLTLAMLFIATMEKSWWEWGGLENSDLWYNCRFDNATGIWLCASSKETEWLQAVQVLMVLSVVFSSVSFLVFLGQLFTMSKGGLFYFTGLCQVFAGLTVFSASLIYTLHHKEILQDSRELLSGRFGYCFILAWVCVPLLLCSGVIYIHLRKKE